The following proteins come from a genomic window of Triticum aestivum cultivar Chinese Spring chromosome 6A, IWGSC CS RefSeq v2.1, whole genome shotgun sequence:
- the LOC123127831 gene encoding RNA polymerase II C-terminal domain phosphatase-like 1 — translation MIKSMVYYGNTSIGEVEVWPKGDTNLGAAAWAREIRVDRLSPPSERCLPLAVMHTVAVGARCLVMESRPPKAADEPPPPLVAMHAACLRDNKTAVVPLGEEELHLVAMTSGRNLTNHACFWGYKVPFGLYNSCLTMLNLRCLGIVFDLDETLIVANTTRSFEDRIDSLQRKLSNETDPQRMNGMLAEIKRYQDDRSILKQYIEGDQVYDDGKMYKVQPEIVPPLSDNHQSLTRPVIRLQEKNIILTRINPLIRDTSVLVRLRPAWEDLRSYLIARGRKRFEVYVCTMAERDYALEMWRLLDPDSRLINSVQLSDRMVCVKSGLKKSLLNVFHDGSCHPGMALVIDDRLKVWDEKDQSRVHVVPAFTPYYAPQAEANCSIPVLCVARNVACNVRGGFFKDFDEGLLPRITSVLYEDEIQDISSAPDVGNYLISEDENVAVVNGNRDSLAFDGMADAEVERRMKEASGSGSVLNPTMANMVMPVAPSQSFAPSSVAPFAPPLGMMPLSNNQVPPPAFSQPVVQPVVLDPLQASPGREEGEVPESELDPDTRRRLLILQHGQDTRDPTPPLPAVPPAQVSVPPVQSHGNWFPIEDGIGMNSNNLNMGSAGFPSESDTMHYDKKQPPQPSYFHGGDNNPVPSDRFSYQSQRFPSQVTHTEDHRMLQNHAPPRYRSFPGQRNNLIESGQSYARNVGSVGILEEIALKSGSKVEYRSTLCDTAELQFSIEIWIVGEKVGEGIGSSRKEAQRQAAEISLRNLANKYLLSDPNKMTDVNEDGFGSNPNFFGYSENTRNDILSVASTSEESRFTKTGENNSRITGGSIAALKQLCTVEGYNLVFQARPSPLDGSGGKETYAQVEVGGQTLGKGVGITWEEAKLQAADEALGTLRSMLGQLAQKRSSSPRSLAPNYNKRFKPDFPRAVQRPPYGRYSRIEGHVP, via the exons ATGATCAAGTCCATGGTTTATTACGGGAACACCTCCATCGGGGAGGTGGAGGTGTGGCCCAAGGGCGACACGAACCTGGGCGCGGCGGCGTGGGCGCGAGAGATCCGCGTGGACCGCCTTTCCCCGCCCAGCGAGCGCTGCCTGCCGCTCGCCGTCATGCACACCGTGGCGGTTGGAGCTCGCTGCCTCGTCATGGAGTCCAGGCCGCCCAAGGCCGCCGACGAGCCACCACCGCCACTCGTCGCCATGCACGCTGCTTGCCTCAGGGACAATAAG ACTGCAGTTGTTCCGTTAGGAGAGGAAGAATTGCATTTAGTGGCAATGACATCAGGGAGAAACTTGACAAACCATGCATGTTTCTGGGGCTATAAAGTGCCATTTGGTCTGTATAATTCTTGCTTGACCATGTTAAATCTCCGCTGCCTCGGTATTGTGTTTGACCTTGATGAGACATTGATTGTTGCCAATACCACACGCTCTTTTGAGGACAGAATTGATTCACTTCAAAGAAAGCTGAGTAATGAGACTGATCCACAACGCATGAATGGTATGTTAGCAGAGATCAAGAGGTACCAAGATGATAGATCTATCCTAAAGCAGTATATAGAAGGTGATCAGGTCTATGATGATGGAAAAATGTATAAAGTGCAACCTGAGATTGTTCCACCATTGTCTGATAACCATCAATCATTGACACGCCCAGTTATAAGATTACAAGAGAAAAACATTATCTTGACCAGAATAAATCCTTTG ATAAGGGATACAAGTGTTCTTGTTCGGTTAAGGCCAGCATGGGAGGATCTCCGAAGCTACTTGATTGCAAGAGGTCGCAAGCGTTTTGAGGTCTATGTGTGTACAATGGCGGAGAGAGACTATGCTTTAGAAATGTGGAGATTGCTTGATCCAGACTCAAGATTGATTAACTCTGTTCAACTTAGTGACAGAATGGTGTGTGTAAAATCTG GCTTAAAAAAGTCCTTGCTAAATGTTTTCCATGATGGATCTTGCCATCCTGGAATGGCATTAGTAATTGATGATCGTCTGAAAGTTTGGGATGAGAAAGACCAATCTAGAGTTCATGTGGTTCCTGCTTTCACCCCATACTATGCACCTCAAGCCGAG GCAAACTGTTCCATCCCAGTTCTATGTGTTGCCAGAAATGTCGCGTGCAATGTTAGGGGCGGCTTCTTCAA GGACTTTGATGAAGGCCTCTTGCCAAGGATTACGAGTGTTCTTTATGAGGATGAAATACAGGATATCTCATCAGCCCCAGATGTGGGCAATTATTTGATTTCAGAG GATGAGAATGTTGCAGTAGTGAATGGGAACAGAGATTCACTGGCTTTTGATGGCATGGCTGATGCTGAGGTTGAGAGGAGAATGAAG GAAGCATCTGGCAGTGGCAGTGTTTTGAATCCAACAATGGCTAACATGGTGATGCCAGTAGCCCCTAGTCAAAGTTTTGCTCCATCTTCAGTAGCGCCATTTGCACCACCTCTTGGCATGATGCCTTTGAGTAACAATCAAGTTCCGCCACCTGCATTCAGCCAACCAGTCGTTCAACCAGTTGTCTTAGATCCACTGCAAGCTTCTCCAGGTAGAGAAGAGGGCGAGGTTCCAGAGTCTGAGTTAGATCCTGACACAAGGAGAAGGCTTCTCATATTACAACATGGCCAAGACACAAGAGATCCTACACCACCTCTTCCAGCAGTACCTCCTGCGCAAGTTTCAGTTCCTCCGGTGCAATCTCATGGGAATTGGTTCCCTATCGAGGATGGCATTGGCATGAACTCAAATAATTTGAACATGGGTTCAGCAGGGTTCCCTTCAGAATCTGATACCATGCATTATGATAAAAAACAACCACCACAGCCATCTTACTTCCATGGTGGCGATAATAATCCAGTGCCCTCTGATAGATTTAGTTATCAGAGCCAGAGGTTTCCCTCTCAG GTAACACATACTGAGGACCACCGCATGCTTCAGAACCATGCACCTCCAAGATACAGATCCTTTCCTG GTCAGAGAAACAACTTGATTGAGTCTGGACAAAGCTATGCACGAAATGTAGGTTCTGTTGGCATACTAGAGGAGATCGCACTGAAGTCTGGATCTAAG gTGGAGTACAGGTCAACATTATGTGATACCGCAGAACTACAGTTCTCTATTGAG ATTTGGATAGTGGGAGAAAAAGTGGGTGAAGGCATTGGTAGCTCAAGGAAAGAAGCACAGCGTCAAGCTGCAGAAATATCTTTAAGAAATTTGGCCA ATAAATACCTGTTGTCTGATCCAAATAAGATGACTGATGTGAACGAAGATGGTTTCGGTAGCAATCCAAACTTTTTTGGATACTCTGAAAATACCAGGAACGATATATTGTCAGTCGCAAGCACTTCAGAGGAATCCCGATTCACGAAAACAGGGGAGAACAATTCCAGAATAACAGGAGGCTCTATTGCTGCTCTGAAGCAACTT TGCACAGTTGAGGGATATAACTTAGTTTTTCAAGCTCGGCCAAGTCCTCTAGATGGTTCAGGTGGCAAGGAGACTTACGCTCAG GTAGAAGTTGGTGGGCAAACTCTTGGCAAAGGAGTTGGAATAACATGGGAAGAAGCTAAGCTTCAG GCGGCTGATGAGGCTCTTGGAACTTTGAGATCCATGCTTGGTCAACTTGCTCAGAAACGGTCTAGTTCTCCAAG GTCTTTGGCGCCCAATTATAATAAGCGCTTCAAGCCAGATTTCCCCCGGGCAGTGCAAAGGCCTCCTTATGGTAGATATTCCAGGATTGAAGGCCATGTTCCTTGA